Genomic segment of Canis lupus dingo isolate Sandy chromosome 9, ASM325472v2, whole genome shotgun sequence:
TGAGAAGCTTCCAGGGCCTCTGGTCTGAGGAAGGGGCTCAGGTGGGGAAGCTACCTTTCAGTTGGCTACTGGCCTCCTGGGGGTAGCAAGAGTCCAGGCTCAATGCCACCCCACGCTTCCTGGCAAGGCCAACATGGCTGTCCCCTGCTCTGAGCTCTGAGGCCCTCAGAGTGCTGCCTGTCTGGGCCTGGGTgttccacctgtaaaatgggagcactCACAGGGTTAAGGAAGGGTCCTGGACCAGGAAGTCCCCAACAATGGCAGGCCCCTTCACAATGGTTTCCAGGCAACGGGAACTCCTCTCAGGGAAGGGAGTCAGACGCTGAAAGGGGCTGGAGCCATCAAAGGTGCTGTTGAGACAAGATGACAGCTACTCAGAAACACGGTCTCTTCACGCCAGAACCTCATTACATCCCTGGGTGAGgctgggggagcgggggaggaggctgggggagcgGGGCCAGGTCTGGACGCTAGGGCAGGGTGCCCTCCCTGCCAGCACTGCACCAAGAGCCCCACCCGATGGCCAACAGGCCTGTGATGAGCAGAAACAGGGGGACGGCCCAGCAGCAGGATAAACCCCAGATGCCCCAGAGGGGGTGCCACATGTCTTCAAGACCTAAGCCACTGGAGCAGGCGGATGGTGGGGGCACCAGGCCTGCCAGGTTGGGTACCCCTAACATAGAGGCTGAACTAAAACGAGCCCCATGGGAAGTGTATGAGTACAcctacgtgcacacacacacacacacacccaagggcaggaaggaaggcTGGAAGGGAGGCTAACCCAGCTCTTCACAGTAGTTCTAGGGGAAACGCAAGGCCAGGTGACACAGAAGACGACCCCTGCCCTTTGCGCTCCAGCCCTGCTTATCTCTCAAAGTAGTAATTCCACATTTGCTTTGGCaggtttttcaaaagaaaacaatttgcaCTGCCTGGGTGATCATGCAGGCCCCACCGCTACCCCCCCTTCTGTCTCTaaatgatgggatgcctgggtggctcattggttcagtgtctgcctttggctcagggtgtgatcccagagtcctgggatggagtcccacatcgggcttcctgcatggagcctgcttctctctctgcctatgtctccacctccttctctctctctttctctctctctctctcctgtctctcatgaataaataaaatctttattttttaaaatattttatttatttattcatgagaaacacagagagagagagagagagagagagacaggcagagggagaagcaggctccatgcagggagcccaacgtgggactcgatctggggactccaggatcaggccctgggccaaaggcggcactaaaccgctgagccaccgggctgcccaaataaaatctttaaaaaaaataataaatgacaccTCAGCCATTACCTCCTACCAGCAgccctcccacctgcctctcaAATCCTGGTCCCATACAGTTGGCTCCTGGCCTCATGGGTGGCAAAAGTCCAGGCCAAGTTCCTGCAATGCCCAGAGGGACCACCTTTGTAGGTTGGGCTGTGCCACGGTCCAGGCCTGGACCCAGTCACCATCCCCGTAAGCGCTTGAGGGGGGCAGAGATCCCTGTCCCCTCATCCTCAGCCTCCTTGCCTGAGGCCAGCTGGGAAGAAAGTAGAAGGCAATCTGGCGGTAAGGACGACCGTGCATCTGTTCTGGGCCAGGCCTGTTCTCAGTGCTTGCCTCGTGCCTCCCATTCAAGCCCCGTGCACCTCAGAAGGCAGGTGTCCCAGGACCACCATTCTGTAGGTGAGGTCAGGTACTTTGCCTATGGCCAGCAGGCCGCGTCCACACCCTGCTCACAGGGGCCCCACCTACTCTACCTCTTCCCTCCACAGCTATGCTGGCTTCTATCCGCAACTGCGCTACCAGGTGGGGAACACCTATGGGCGCACCACTGCTCAGCTGCTCACAGACCCTGGTGTGCAGAAGAGCTCCTGCTCTGTGCTGTCCCCAATATCCGAGCCCAAATTCATTGAGGACTTCAGCAAGCCCAAGCCACCTTCAATCCCCTGCCTTGACCTGACTGAGCCCTACATCCCCCACTACACCGGTAAGCCGCCCACCCACCAGCCTTGCCTGCCCCAGTTCACCCTCCTGCCTGTTGTCACTCATACCCACCCTGTCCATACAGGTATGAAGCCCTACAAGAAGTTTGAGATCCTAGGCCGGTTCCCACCCCAGGAGGTAGATGCTCAGAAGGGGCCACCAGGAGTAGAGAATATATCCAGGCAGGTCCTGCTGCCTGCGGGCTTCATGCCCTACCCCCCCTATCCCCCGTGCCCACCAGGCAGGAAGGGGGACTCCAGAAACTTTGGACACCCAGGCCTGCGGAGCACCTCCCCTGTCCACGAGGCCCCTGGGCAGGACCAGGTAACTGGGAGAGGTGCTGGGACTAAGCCTCACCCCAGCTGGGCCCAGTGGGGCCGCTGAGGCAGTGACTTGACCCTTCCCACCCCAGCTGTACCATTGCAGGAAGGAGTaccacccacccccagctcacCAGCAGGAGACCCTGGATGTGGGCAGGTTCCACAGGCTGCCCCAGCTGGACCACCCCAACCTTATCCAACGCAAGGCCATCTCAGGTGGGAGCCCGGGGTCTGAGTGTGAACTCACCACCCCCAAACATAGTCCAGCAAGGCTCCAGGGGCCCAGGAGGATGAGGGAGAGCAAGTGAGGAGGGCTTGCCCCGGCCCTGCCCACTGTTTCCTAGAGTGTGGGTACACCTAGCGGAGATGGGAGGGGACCTGGGGTAGGACCCTGACCACTTCCCTCCCCTAGGCTATGCTGGCTTCGTCCCTCAGTTTGCCTGGGTGATGGGGGTCAATTACCGCGAGGGTGTCACACAGGCTATGGATGAATTTGACAAGAACCAGGTAGGACACCACCACACCGGGGCCTGTTCCCAAATGCCCAGCGTGGTCTGCACAGTGGCATCTGCCTCAGGGCAGGTAGGAGCACAGCTAAGGCTCAGCTAGCTTCCCTGGAGGGAAGCCAGAGGCTCCCCCGCTCCTCTGCACCCACCTCGGTTCTCTAGTCGGGCCAAAGTTCCCTGCTCTGGAACACTGTGGGGAGTGGgtaagacccccccccccccaccccaaaccttaACCATAGATCAGAACAGCTGCCCAGTCCTCACCACGACCTACCTTTATGAGCTGGGGAAGGCAGGTTGTGTCAGCACCTGTTTCCACAGTTCCTCTTCAGAAACCCCATCTGTGCCCTGGGTGAAAGGCTGCCCAGAACACACTGGCCCAGCAACACCATCTATAGCAGCCAAGGCCTGATCCCTTTCTACATGGGGTTCATACCATGTGAGTACACAGTGGATCACTCCCTCATCCACCTCCTAGATAAGGTCACAGGGACCAGGCCACTCTGGGGAAAGAGTTGGGTGCCTGGGATCCCCTCTGCCCATGCTGTACCCCCAGACCATAGTGGCCCTCCAGAGCTTCATGGTCAAGCTGGGCAGGAAGCAGGTGCCCAGGGCAACCCCAACTCCTGTGAAGCCTGTGCTAACCCCTACTCTGGGCATGTGGCAAGGCCAGGGGCTCAGCTGCACACTGTCCCTTGTAGCCATGCAAGACAACTACGCAATGACATTTGGCAACAGTACCCGCAGGGCCTATCAGAAGGAAATGGAGAGGCAACACCAGACACTATGAAAATGCTTTAATGGTGGCATCTGTACAGCATGTGACGTCCAGACAGGAAAAAGAGCGAGTGCACACAGAGACACGGCTATCAGAGAACAGGTTGTGAGCGAATAAAGAGTTCACACAGCTTCCACGCGCTTTACCAGGTTATCAGCTCTAGGCcacctcctcctccgcctcctcctcgaACTCCCCCTCCTCCTCGGCGGTGGCATCCTGGTACTGCTGGTACTCAGACACCAGGTCATTCATGTTGCTCTCGGCCTCTGTGAACTCCATCTCGTCCATGCCCTCACCCGTGTACCAGTGTAAGAAGGCCTTGCGCCGGAACATGGCCGTGAACTGCTCTGAGATGCGCTTGAACAGCTCCTGGATGGCTGTGCTGTTGCCGATGAAGGTAGCAGACATCTTTA
This window contains:
- the FAM166A gene encoding protein FAM166A, with product MTATQKHGLFTPEPHYIPGYAGFYPQLRYQVGNTYGRTTAQLLTDPGVQKSSCSVLSPISEPKFIEDFSKPKPPSIPCLDLTEPYIPHYTGMKPYKKFEILGRFPPQEVDAQKGPPGVENISRQVLLPAGFMPYPPYPPCPPGRKGDSRNFGHPGLRSTSPVHEAPGQDQLYHCRKEYHPPPAHQQETLDVGRFHRLPQLDHPNLIQRKAISGYAGFVPQFAWVMGVNYREGVTQAMDEFDKNQFLFRNPICALGERLPRTHWPSNTIYSSQGLIPFYMGFIPSMQDNYAMTFGNSTRRAYQKEMERQHQTL